Genomic segment of Streptomyces sp. NBC_01210:
GGTCGCGCTGCGCTCGCTCGCCAACTGCAGGACGTCCTCGATCTCGCGCCCGGACCGCAGCAGCTCACGCCAGCGCTCCGTACTCCAGTCGGCCGGCCGCGTGGTCTCGATGAAGTCCTCGACCAGCGCCAGAAAGCGCGCCGGGTCGGCATGGAAGGGAAAGTGGCCCGCCCCCTCGAAGATCTCCAGGCGGCTCCCCGGCATCGCGTCGTGCGCCCCGTACGCGTGCTCCATCGGCACCACGCCGTCGCGCGATCCCCACAGCAGCATGGTCGGCATGCCCTGCGTCAGATAGCAGCGGTCGAGCATGGTCACCACCTGGCCGCGCCAGTCGACGACCGCCCGCAGTGTGCGGATGAAGGCGCTGCGCGAGGTCGCGTCGGGCAGCGCGTCCACAAGGTTGAGCAGCTCCGGCGCGTCCTGTCCGAGGTCGGTGTCCAGCCGCCTGATCAGTTCCGTGAAGAGGCCGGTTCCCCGCCGCATACCGGGCAGGGTGAGTATCGAGAGGAGGAGGTTTACCCCGGGCAGCGAGACGGCCCGCAGGACGGGATTGACCTCCCCGCCCACACCGCCGGCGCTCACCAGGACCAGTCGTTCGGTGCGCTCGGGGAACTGGTACGCGAACTGCATGGCCACTCCGCCGCCGAGCGAATGGCCGACGAGCGTGGCCCGGTCGATACCGAGCACGCCGAGCAGATCGCGCATTCCGTTCGCGTAGGCCGCCACCGAGTAGTCGGCACGGGGCTTGTCCGACGCTCCGTGGCCCAGCAGATCAGGTGCGATGACCGTGTATCTCTGAGCCAGTCCCGGTATGAGGTCGACCCAGGTGGCGGAGGAGTCACCGATGCCGTGAATGAGCAGGACGGCCGGGCCTTCGCCGGCGATCCGGTACGCGCGGCGGTAGCCGTGCACCACATGGTGGCGCAGCTGCGCGTCGCCTTCGCTCACGGAGCGCAGCCTGCTCCGGTCCATTGCGTGCGGCCCGAGGCCGGCGGCCATCGCGCTCACCCCTCCCCTGTCCCCTGCGGTTCCTCATCCGAGCGTAGAACCGCCGCCGCACCGGGGATTTCCGCCAGGTTTCACTCCGGGTACGGCTTTCGAGGCCGCGCGCTCATACGCGCCGTGTGCAGTCGCCAGGGGCGGGCGCGCTCATGGGTACGCGAGCCCTTCGCGCGACAGAACCGCCGCCCACCAGGTAGATTGGTCTACACCACTTGCGCCTTCAGAGACAGGGATCTCCGTGGAAGTTGTCATCGTTCCCGACTCCGCCGTCGGCGGCGAGCTCATCGCCGAAGCCATGGCCGAACTGCTGCGACGCAAGCCCGACGCACTCCTGGGCGTAGCCACCGGCTCGACTCCGCTGCCGATCTACGAAGCCCTCGCAGCCAAGGTGCGCGCCGCGCAGGTGGATGCTTCCCGCGGCCGGATCTGCCAGCTCGACGAGTACGTAGGACTGCCTTCCGGCCACCCCGAGTCGTACCGCTCGGTGGTCCTCCGTGAGGTCGTCGAGCCGCTCGGCCTGACCGACGCCTCCTTCATGGGCCCCGACGGCACCGCCGAGGACGTCGCGGCCGCCTGCCTCGCCTACGACCGTGCGCTGGCCGAAGCCGGCGGCGTCGACCTCCAGTTGCTCGGCATCGGCACCGACGGACACATCGGCTTCAACGAGCCCTGCTCCTCACTCGCCTCCCGCACCCGGATCAAGACGCTGACCCAGCAGACCCGGCAGGACAACGCCCGGTTCTTCAGTGGCCTCGACGAGGTCCCGCACCACGTCATCACCCAGGGCATCGGCACCATCCTGGAAGCCCGTCATCTGGTCCTGCTGGCGACCGGTGAGGCGAAGGCCGAGGCCGTGGCGCTCGCCGTCGAAGGCCCACTGTCGGCACTGGTGCCCGCCTCGGCCCTGCAGCTCCATCCGCACGCCACCGTCGTGGTCGACGAGGCGGCGGCCTCCAGCCTCAAGCTCGCCGACTACTTCCGCGCCACCTATGCCGCCAAGCCCGACTGGCAGGGCATATAGGACGCGGCCGCCGTCGCTGTCCCGGCTGGAAGAGGAATGTTCCAGTCGAGACATAATTCGCGCCACAACGGCTCGACAGTGCCCATGAGTTGATACGGTGCTGCTCGCTCAGCACTTTTCACGCGCGTTCAGCTGACGCGCCGCCCTGCCGCCCCCGGACCCTGCGCGGCCAGGCCAGTGCATCGCGGGAGCGCGGGGGATTTCATGGACGACATCGATGTGGTCACAGCAAGCCTGGAACGAGTCAGACTCCGGGCCGGCCATGTGGTGCGCTACTTCTACGCGCATCTCTTCACCCACCATCCGCGGCTGCGCCCCCTGTTCCCCGCCGCGATGGACGACCAGTACGAGCGGCTGTTCGCCGCGCTGGTACAGGTCGTGGAGCATCTCGGCCACCCCGCGCTCCCCGCACACCTGAACCGACTCGGCCGGGATCACCGCAAGTTCGGGATATCCGACGAGGACTACACCGCCGTGGGCGAGAGCCTCGTCGCCGCCATCCGCTACCACAGCACACACACCTGGGACGACCGGACCGAGAGGGCATGGCTGCGGGTGTACGGATTCGTCGCCGCGGCCATGACCGGCGGAGCGCACAGCTCGCTCGCCGCGAACGAGCCGGCGTGGTGGGACGGCACTGTCGTCTCGCACCGCCTGCACGGCGGTCACACGGCCGTCATCCGCGTCGCCCCTTCCGCCCACTACCCGTGGCTGCCCGGCCAGTACGCCACGATCGAGCACCCGGATCTGCCGGGCGTGTGGCGGCCCTACTCCCTGGCCGGCCGCCCCGGCCGCGGCGGTGTGCTCGAGTTCCATATCGGCCGGGTCGCCGAAGGCCTGCTCAGCAATGTCCTGTGCGACGGCACGACGCCCGGCCGCACACTGCGGCTGGGCGCCGCCTCGGGATCCGCGCTGACCCCGCCGCCCGGCACCCCGGCCGTCACACTGATCGCCGCCGGCACGGGCTGGGCCCCGGTCAAGGCGGTCCTGGACGAGTTACTCGCCCGCAGGCCGGCGCCTCGTATCCGTATCGACGTCGTCGCCCGCGGCGAGGCCGACTTCTACGACGGCGGCGCTCTTGTCGACATCCTGCGCGCCCACCCCTATCTGAGCGCGTACTGGTGGTACGAGGAGCGCGGCAAGGGCCGGATGAGGGCCGCGGAACGTCTGCACAGCAATCTGAGCGCGCGCCGCGGGTGGCCCGGCGAAACCGTCTACCTCTGCGGTCCCGTGATGTTCGTGCAGGAGACGGCCGAACTGCTCCACGACTGCGGTCTGCCTGCAGAATCGCTTATCCGCGATCCACTGCCCGCGTCGGTGCAACCGCGCGGATACGTCTCCCACGCGGAGCAGTTCCTCGATCCACCGCCCGTGACCTGGATCGATCCGGACGCCCGTACGCGCCCGCTCGACCTCCCGGCGCCGCAGCCCCATCCCGAACCTCAGCCCCTGCACCGGCCCGCGCCACCGGACAGCA
This window contains:
- a CDS encoding glucosamine-6-phosphate deaminase, which encodes MEVVIVPDSAVGGELIAEAMAELLRRKPDALLGVATGSTPLPIYEALAAKVRAAQVDASRGRICQLDEYVGLPSGHPESYRSVVLREVVEPLGLTDASFMGPDGTAEDVAAACLAYDRALAEAGGVDLQLLGIGTDGHIGFNEPCSSLASRTRIKTLTQQTRQDNARFFSGLDEVPHHVITQGIGTILEARHLVLLATGEAKAEAVALAVEGPLSALVPASALQLHPHATVVVDEAAASSLKLADYFRATYAAKPDWQGI
- a CDS encoding alpha/beta fold hydrolase, which produces MDRSRLRSVSEGDAQLRHHVVHGYRRAYRIAGEGPAVLLIHGIGDSSATWVDLIPGLAQRYTVIAPDLLGHGASDKPRADYSVAAYANGMRDLLGVLGIDRATLVGHSLGGGVAMQFAYQFPERTERLVLVSAGGVGGEVNPVLRAVSLPGVNLLLSILTLPGMRRGTGLFTELIRRLDTDLGQDAPELLNLVDALPDATSRSAFIRTLRAVVDWRGQVVTMLDRCYLTQGMPTMLLWGSRDGVVPMEHAYGAHDAMPGSRLEIFEGAGHFPFHADPARFLALVEDFIETTRPADWSTERWRELLRSGREIEDVLQLASERSAT
- a CDS encoding globin domain-containing protein, producing MDDIDVVTASLERVRLRAGHVVRYFYAHLFTHHPRLRPLFPAAMDDQYERLFAALVQVVEHLGHPALPAHLNRLGRDHRKFGISDEDYTAVGESLVAAIRYHSTHTWDDRTERAWLRVYGFVAAAMTGGAHSSLAANEPAWWDGTVVSHRLHGGHTAVIRVAPSAHYPWLPGQYATIEHPDLPGVWRPYSLAGRPGRGGVLEFHIGRVAEGLLSNVLCDGTTPGRTLRLGAASGSALTPPPGTPAVTLIAAGTGWAPVKAVLDELLARRPAPRIRIDVVARGEADFYDGGALVDILRAHPYLSAYWWYEERGKGRMRAAERLHSNLSARRGWPGETVYLCGPVMFVQETAELLHDCGLPAESLIRDPLPASVQPRGYVSHAEQFLDPPPVTWIDPDARTRPLDLPAPQPHPEPQPLHRPAPPDSSGGWFEPHGAVGRV